One window of Bos indicus isolate NIAB-ARS_2022 breed Sahiwal x Tharparkar chromosome 18, NIAB-ARS_B.indTharparkar_mat_pri_1.0, whole genome shotgun sequence genomic DNA carries:
- the CPT1C gene encoding palmitoyl thioesterase CPT1C isoform X1, with protein MAEAHQAVGFRPSLTSDAGEVELGVPVLQEIYLSGLRSWKRHLSRFWNDFLTGVFPASPLSWLFLFSAIQLACFLQLDPSLGLMEKIKESLPDWGGQHHRLRGVLAAALFASCLWGALIFTLHVALRLLLSYHGWLLEPHGAMSSPTKTWLALVRIFSGRHPMLFSYQRSLPRQPVPSVQDTVRKYLESVRPVLSDKDFDWTAGLAQEFLKLQASLLQWYLQLKSWWASNYVSDWWEEFVYLRSRNSLMVNSNYYMMDFLYVTPTPVQAARAGNAVHALLLYRHRLDRQEILPTLLMGMRPLCSAQYEKIFNTTRIPGVHRDHIRHLRDSRHVAVFHRGRFFRVGTHSQSRLLSPRALEQQFQRILDDPSPACPHEEHLAALTAAPRDTWAQVRRSLKTQAQEALEAVEGAAFFVSLDSEPAGLTREDPAASLDAYAHALLAGQGHDRWFDKSFSLIVFSNGKLGLSVEHSWADCPITGHMWEFTLATECFQLGYSADGHCKGHPDPLLPQPQRLHWDLPDKIHLSISLALRAAKTLSGNIDCHVFPFSHFGKNFIKRCHLSSDSFIQTTLQLAHFRDRGQFCLTYESTMTRLFLEGRTETVRSCTREARDFVRAMEDKEKTDAQCLALFRLAVDKHQALLKAAMSGQGVDRHLFALYVVSQFLHLQSPFLDQVHSEQWQLATSQIPVQQIHLFDVHNYPDYVSSGGGFGPADDHGYGVSYMFMGDDVITFHISSKKSSTRTDSHRLGQRIQDALLDVAALFPEGQRLKRRVLGEEDSG; from the exons ATGGCTGAAGCTCACCAGGCGGTGGGCTTCCGACCCTCACTGACTTCGGACGCGGGGGAAGTGGAGCTCGGTGTCCCGGTGTTACAGGAGATCTACCTCTCCGGACTGCGCTCTTGGAAAAGGCATCTCTCCCGTTTCTGG AATGACTTTCTCACAGGTGTGTTCCCTGCTAGCCCCCTCAGCTGGCTTTTCCTCTTCAGTGCAATTCAACTTGCCTGCTTCCTCCAGCTGGATCCTTCCTTAGGACTGATGGAGAAGATCAAAGAGTCTCTGCCAGACTG GGGTGGACAGCATCACAGGCTGCGGGGGGTCCTGGCGGCCGCGCTGTTTGCGTCCTGTCTGTGGGGAGCTCTGATCTTCACGCTTCATGTGGCCCTGAGGCTACTTCTGTCCTACCACGGCTGGCTCCTCGAACCCCACGGAGCCATGTCCTCGCCAACCAAGACCTGGCTG GCCCTGGTGCGCATCTTCTCCGGCCGCCATCCAATGCTCTTCAGTTACCAGCGCTCTCTTCCGCGTCAGCCTGTGCCCTCCGTTCAGGACACTGTGCGCAAG TATCTGGAGTCTGTCCGACCCGTCCTCTCCGACAAGGACTTCGACTGGACCGCGGGCCTAGCGCAGGAATTCCTGAAGCTGCAGGCCTCACTGCTGCAGTGGTACTTGCAGCTCAAGTCCTGGTGGGCGTCCAATTAC GTCAGTGACTGGTGGGAAGAATTCGTGTACCTGCGCTCCAGGAACTCACTGATGGTGAACAGCAACTATTACATGATG GACTTCCTGTACGTCACGCCCACTCCTGTGCAGGCAGCGCGCGCGGGCAACGCAGTCCACGCCCTCCTTCTGTACCGCCACCGCCTGGACCGCCAGGAGATCCTGCCA actttgctgatgggaatgcGACCCTTGTGCTCTGCCCAGTATGAGAAGATATTCAACACCACGCGAATTCCCGGGGTCCACAGAG ATCACATCCGCCACCTCCGTGACAGCCGACACGTGGCCGTCTTCCACCGGGGCCGGTTCTTCCGCGTGGGGACCCACTCGCAAAGCCGCCTGCTTTCCCCGCGGGCCCTGGAGCAGCAGTTTCAACGAATCCTGGACGACCCCTCTCCCGCCTGCCCCCACGAGGAGCATCTGGCGGCCTTGACCGCTGCTCCGAG GGACACCTGGGCCCAGGTGCGGAGGTCTCTGAAGACCCAGGCCCAGGAGGCCCTGGAAGCTGTCGAAGGGGCCGCTTTCTTCGTATCCCTCGACTCAGAGCCCGCGGGGCTCACCAGGGAGGACCCCGCAGCTTCCTTAGACGCCTACGCACATGCCCTGCTGGCCGGCCAGGGCCACGACCG CTGGTTTGACAAATCCTTCTCCCTAATCGTCTTCTCCAATGGGAAGCTGGGCCTCAGCGTGGAGCACTCATGGGCTGACTGCCCCATCACAGGACACATGTGGGAG TTCACTCTGGCCACAGAATGCTTTCAGCTGGGCTACTCGGCAGACGGTCACTGCAAGGGGCACCCTGACCCCTTGCTGCCCCAGCCCCAGAGGCTGCACTGGGACCTTCCAGACAAG atccatctatccatctctcTAGCCCTGAGGGCAGCCAAGACCTTGTCTGGAAACATCGACTGCCacgtcttccccttctcccactttgGCAAGAATTTCATCAAACGCTGCCATCTCTCTTCAGACAGCTTCATCCAGACCACCTTGCAGCTGGCCCACTTCCGG GACAGGGGTCAGTTCTGCCTGACTTATGAATCCACCATGACTCGCTTGTTCCTGGAAGGCCGCACAGAGACGGTGCGTTCTTGCACGAGGGAGGCCCGCGACTTTGTGAGAGCCATGGAGGACAAAGAGAAGACA GACGCACAGTGCCTCGCCCTGTTCCGCCTGGCGGTGGATAAGCACCAAGCTCTGCTGAAGGCAGCGATGAGTGGACAGGGGGTCGATCGCCACCTCTTTGCTCTCTACGTCGTGTCCCAGTTCCTCCACCTGCAGTCTCCATTCCTGGACCAG GTTCACTCAGAGCAGTGGCAGCTGGCCACCAGCCAGATTCCTGTTCAGCAAATTCACCTGTTCGACGTTCATAATTACCCCGACTATGTCTCCTCTGGTGGTGGATTCGGGCCT GCCGATGACCATGGTTACGGTGTGTCCTACATGTTCATGGGCGATGACGTGATCACCTTCCACATCTCGAGCAAAAAATCAAGCACAAGAACG GACTCCCACCGGCTGGGCCAGCGCATCCAGGACGCCTTGTTGGACGTGGCCGCCCTCTTCCCGGAGGGGCAGCGTCTTAAGCGCAGAGTGTTAGGGGAGGAAGACTCGGGTTAG
- the ADM5 gene encoding putative adrenomedullin-5-like protein, which yields MTAHILLLLLVASSILGDPDSAGRRSQPQVSQQRGRLCSLGTCQTHRLPEIIYWLRSASTKEPSGKAGRKPQDPHSYGRRRRREARVPLRFQDPSLRQGQRNAHLAG from the exons ATGACCGCCCACATTCTCTTGCTGTTGCTCGTCGCCTCCTCCATCCTGGGGGACCCGGACTCGGCGGGCAG GCGGTCCCAGCCCCAGGTCTCCCAGCAGCGCGGGCGCCTCTGTTCCCTGGGCACGTGCCAGACCCACCGCCTGCCAGAGATCATATACTGGCTCCGGTCTGCCTCCACCAAGGAGCCCTCAGGGAAGGCTGGCCGCAAGCCTCAGGATCCCCACAGCTACGGGCGCCGCCGGCGGCGCGAGGCCAGAGTCCCGCTACGTTTCCAGGACCCCAGCCTGCGGCAAGGCCAGCGCAATGCCCACCTCGCTGGCTGA
- the CPT1C gene encoding palmitoyl thioesterase CPT1C isoform X2, giving the protein MEKIKESLPDWGGQHHRLRGVLAAALFASCLWGALIFTLHVALRLLLSYHGWLLEPHGAMSSPTKTWLALVRIFSGRHPMLFSYQRSLPRQPVPSVQDTVRKYLESVRPVLSDKDFDWTAGLAQEFLKLQASLLQWYLQLKSWWASNYVSDWWEEFVYLRSRNSLMVNSNYYMMDFLYVTPTPVQAARAGNAVHALLLYRHRLDRQEILPTLLMGMRPLCSAQYEKIFNTTRIPGVHRDHIRHLRDSRHVAVFHRGRFFRVGTHSQSRLLSPRALEQQFQRILDDPSPACPHEEHLAALTAAPRDTWAQVRRSLKTQAQEALEAVEGAAFFVSLDSEPAGLTREDPAASLDAYAHALLAGQGHDRWFDKSFSLIVFSNGKLGLSVEHSWADCPITGHMWEFTLATECFQLGYSADGHCKGHPDPLLPQPQRLHWDLPDKIHLSISLALRAAKTLSGNIDCHVFPFSHFGKNFIKRCHLSSDSFIQTTLQLAHFRDRGQFCLTYESTMTRLFLEGRTETVRSCTREARDFVRAMEDKEKTDAQCLALFRLAVDKHQALLKAAMSGQGVDRHLFALYVVSQFLHLQSPFLDQVHSEQWQLATSQIPVQQIHLFDVHNYPDYVSSGGGFGPADDHGYGVSYMFMGDDVITFHISSKKSSTRTDSHRLGQRIQDALLDVAALFPEGQRLKRRVLGEEDSG; this is encoded by the exons ATGGAGAAGATCAAAGAGTCTCTGCCAGACTG GGGTGGACAGCATCACAGGCTGCGGGGGGTCCTGGCGGCCGCGCTGTTTGCGTCCTGTCTGTGGGGAGCTCTGATCTTCACGCTTCATGTGGCCCTGAGGCTACTTCTGTCCTACCACGGCTGGCTCCTCGAACCCCACGGAGCCATGTCCTCGCCAACCAAGACCTGGCTG GCCCTGGTGCGCATCTTCTCCGGCCGCCATCCAATGCTCTTCAGTTACCAGCGCTCTCTTCCGCGTCAGCCTGTGCCCTCCGTTCAGGACACTGTGCGCAAG TATCTGGAGTCTGTCCGACCCGTCCTCTCCGACAAGGACTTCGACTGGACCGCGGGCCTAGCGCAGGAATTCCTGAAGCTGCAGGCCTCACTGCTGCAGTGGTACTTGCAGCTCAAGTCCTGGTGGGCGTCCAATTAC GTCAGTGACTGGTGGGAAGAATTCGTGTACCTGCGCTCCAGGAACTCACTGATGGTGAACAGCAACTATTACATGATG GACTTCCTGTACGTCACGCCCACTCCTGTGCAGGCAGCGCGCGCGGGCAACGCAGTCCACGCCCTCCTTCTGTACCGCCACCGCCTGGACCGCCAGGAGATCCTGCCA actttgctgatgggaatgcGACCCTTGTGCTCTGCCCAGTATGAGAAGATATTCAACACCACGCGAATTCCCGGGGTCCACAGAG ATCACATCCGCCACCTCCGTGACAGCCGACACGTGGCCGTCTTCCACCGGGGCCGGTTCTTCCGCGTGGGGACCCACTCGCAAAGCCGCCTGCTTTCCCCGCGGGCCCTGGAGCAGCAGTTTCAACGAATCCTGGACGACCCCTCTCCCGCCTGCCCCCACGAGGAGCATCTGGCGGCCTTGACCGCTGCTCCGAG GGACACCTGGGCCCAGGTGCGGAGGTCTCTGAAGACCCAGGCCCAGGAGGCCCTGGAAGCTGTCGAAGGGGCCGCTTTCTTCGTATCCCTCGACTCAGAGCCCGCGGGGCTCACCAGGGAGGACCCCGCAGCTTCCTTAGACGCCTACGCACATGCCCTGCTGGCCGGCCAGGGCCACGACCG CTGGTTTGACAAATCCTTCTCCCTAATCGTCTTCTCCAATGGGAAGCTGGGCCTCAGCGTGGAGCACTCATGGGCTGACTGCCCCATCACAGGACACATGTGGGAG TTCACTCTGGCCACAGAATGCTTTCAGCTGGGCTACTCGGCAGACGGTCACTGCAAGGGGCACCCTGACCCCTTGCTGCCCCAGCCCCAGAGGCTGCACTGGGACCTTCCAGACAAG atccatctatccatctctcTAGCCCTGAGGGCAGCCAAGACCTTGTCTGGAAACATCGACTGCCacgtcttccccttctcccactttgGCAAGAATTTCATCAAACGCTGCCATCTCTCTTCAGACAGCTTCATCCAGACCACCTTGCAGCTGGCCCACTTCCGG GACAGGGGTCAGTTCTGCCTGACTTATGAATCCACCATGACTCGCTTGTTCCTGGAAGGCCGCACAGAGACGGTGCGTTCTTGCACGAGGGAGGCCCGCGACTTTGTGAGAGCCATGGAGGACAAAGAGAAGACA GACGCACAGTGCCTCGCCCTGTTCCGCCTGGCGGTGGATAAGCACCAAGCTCTGCTGAAGGCAGCGATGAGTGGACAGGGGGTCGATCGCCACCTCTTTGCTCTCTACGTCGTGTCCCAGTTCCTCCACCTGCAGTCTCCATTCCTGGACCAG GTTCACTCAGAGCAGTGGCAGCTGGCCACCAGCCAGATTCCTGTTCAGCAAATTCACCTGTTCGACGTTCATAATTACCCCGACTATGTCTCCTCTGGTGGTGGATTCGGGCCT GCCGATGACCATGGTTACGGTGTGTCCTACATGTTCATGGGCGATGACGTGATCACCTTCCACATCTCGAGCAAAAAATCAAGCACAAGAACG GACTCCCACCGGCTGGGCCAGCGCATCCAGGACGCCTTGTTGGACGTGGCCGCCCTCTTCCCGGAGGGGCAGCGTCTTAAGCGCAGAGTGTTAGGGGAGGAAGACTCGGGTTAG